A single genomic interval of uncultured Pseudodesulfovibrio sp. harbors:
- a CDS encoding CoA-binding protein — protein MLYNDKELAALLSEVKTIAIIGAVDKPTRPVDGVAREMMSMGFKIIPVHPARSDVWGLKTYKSVDQITEQVDIVDLFRNGKFCPDHAREVLKMDPLPKFFWMQEGVFSPEAREILKDSGIMVIENRCLKVELKRLGVSR, from the coding sequence ATGCTGTATAACGATAAAGAGCTAGCCGCCCTCCTTTCAGAGGTCAAGACCATTGCGATTATCGGTGCCGTGGACAAACCGACCCGCCCGGTGGACGGCGTTGCCCGCGAAATGATGTCCATGGGCTTCAAGATCATCCCGGTCCATCCGGCCCGAAGTGATGTATGGGGCTTGAAAACCTACAAATCGGTGGACCAGATCACTGAACAGGTGGACATCGTCGACCTGTTCCGCAACGGGAAGTTCTGCCCGGATCACGCTCGTGAAGTTCTGAAAATGGACCCTTTGCCAAAATTTTTCTGGATGCAGGAAGGCGTCTTCAGCCCGGAAGCCCGCGAAATCCTCAAGGACAGCGGCATCATGGTTATTGAAAATCGCTGTCTCAAAGTTGAACTGAAACGTCTGGGGGTTTCCCGATGA
- a CDS encoding YkgJ family cysteine cluster protein, with protein sequence MSIVAFECRMCGHCCHGKGGIVMTEKDQARLAAHLDISVGELVEKYTEERGGKLHLIVNEEEYCIFYKEGCGVHPGRPDVCRAWPYFRGNLVDEMSWEMIQEYCPGVNPEAGHKEFVRQGKQYLRDEDLLRYDPDSSPNALISDD encoded by the coding sequence ATGAGTATTGTTGCATTTGAATGCCGGATGTGCGGCCACTGCTGCCACGGCAAGGGCGGTATTGTCATGACCGAAAAGGATCAAGCACGCCTTGCGGCCCACCTCGACATCAGCGTTGGCGAACTTGTCGAAAAATATACTGAAGAACGCGGCGGCAAGCTGCATTTGATCGTCAATGAAGAGGAATACTGCATCTTTTACAAGGAAGGGTGCGGCGTTCACCCCGGCAGACCCGACGTCTGTAGGGCATGGCCCTATTTCCGTGGGAATCTCGTCGACGAGATGAGCTGGGAAATGATTCAGGAGTATTGCCCCGGCGTCAATCCGGAAGCCGGACACAAGGAATTTGTCCGACAGGGAAAGCAGTATTTGCGTGATGAAGATCTTTTGCGGTATGATCCCGATTCATCTCCCAATGCCCTGATTTCCGACGACTGA
- a CDS encoding J domain-containing protein — translation MTLQECLNILKLPKGAGLDDVKSAFRQLAFKYHPDLNTSPEAGPKFRQINEAYVTAKDLLRKNGAGKTTQSTTASDGPKASRKQGARAYARQQKTRPHAHKTHRSTRSKQQSYYYKEEDVLKDILNDPFAKKVFEDIYSQIRKEQPGYKGPLELKKKKLQLHWGDRTLNLDFSKGIKGSIKSWFTGQMDHEQVVYFPAQHLLPGRKIRITVEQSFSKGPKTIEVTLPGDFVVGRPIRLKGLGRKLGPLTGDLLLKIFAK, via the coding sequence ATGACACTTCAGGAATGCCTCAACATACTCAAGCTCCCCAAAGGAGCGGGATTGGATGATGTCAAATCCGCATTCCGTCAACTCGCTTTCAAGTATCACCCGGACCTGAACACATCGCCTGAGGCAGGCCCCAAGTTCCGGCAGATCAACGAAGCCTATGTCACGGCCAAGGACCTGCTCCGCAAAAACGGAGCAGGCAAAACAACACAATCGACCACGGCAAGCGATGGCCCGAAGGCCAGCCGCAAACAGGGAGCACGTGCATACGCCCGTCAACAGAAGACACGCCCGCACGCTCACAAAACGCATCGCTCCACACGCTCGAAACAGCAAAGCTACTATTACAAGGAAGAAGATGTCCTGAAGGACATTCTGAACGACCCCTTTGCCAAGAAGGTCTTTGAAGACATCTATAGTCAGATCAGAAAAGAGCAGCCCGGATACAAGGGGCCACTCGAACTGAAGAAAAAAAAGCTCCAACTCCACTGGGGTGACCGCACACTCAACCTGGACTTTTCAAAAGGGATCAAAGGCTCCATCAAATCCTGGTTTACCGGACAGATGGATCATGAGCAGGTCGTTTACTTCCCTGCACAGCACCTGCTCCCTGGACGGAAAATCCGCATCACGGTCGAGCAAAGCTTTTCCAAAGGCCCCAAGACCATTGAAGTGACGCTTCCCGGCGATTTCGTCGTCGGACGACCAATCAGACTCAAAGGGCTTGGAAGAAAACTCGGCCCTCTGACTGGCGACCTGCTACTGAAAATATTCGCGAAATAA
- the hisH gene encoding imidazole glycerol phosphate synthase subunit HisH has translation MLAIFDYKAGNQTSVHRALEHLGIPNEITNAPEKLDKADGIIFPGVGAAGQAMDELHSAGLDDVIKGLIWQKKPVLGICVGCQILLDYSEENDTKALEVIPGECRLFNPSWVDYENITIRVPHMGWNQVELKQECELLAGIDPDADFYFVHSYFPAPKDEFVIATTRYGIDFCSIHGRPGLWAVQFHPEKSGRPGLKLLKNFHNYCLEVADAQ, from the coding sequence ATGCTCGCCATTTTCGACTACAAAGCGGGAAACCAAACCAGTGTTCACCGAGCCCTTGAACATCTGGGAATTCCGAATGAAATCACCAACGCTCCAGAAAAGCTTGATAAGGCCGACGGCATTATCTTTCCTGGTGTTGGAGCTGCGGGACAAGCTATGGACGAACTCCACTCAGCCGGACTGGACGACGTCATAAAAGGTCTCATCTGGCAAAAGAAGCCGGTACTCGGTATCTGCGTCGGTTGCCAGATATTGCTGGATTACAGTGAAGAAAACGACACCAAGGCTCTTGAAGTGATCCCTGGAGAATGTCGACTCTTCAACCCTTCATGGGTTGATTATGAAAATATAACCATCCGAGTCCCGCACATGGGATGGAATCAGGTGGAGCTCAAGCAGGAATGTGAACTGCTCGCCGGCATTGATCCGGATGCGGACTTCTATTTTGTCCACAGCTACTTCCCTGCCCCCAAGGACGAATTTGTTATCGCGACGACCCGTTACGGAATAGATTTCTGTTCGATTCATGGCCGTCCGGGTCTATGGGCAGTCCAGTTCCATCCGGAAAAAAGTGGACGTCCCGGCCTGAAACTGCTCAAAAACTTCCACAACTACTGTCTGGAGGTCGCCGATGCTCAGTAA
- the hisF gene encoding imidazole glycerol phosphate synthase subunit HisF, protein MLSKRIIPCLDVRNGRLTKGIKFKDNVDIGDPVETAKKYYEEGADEIVFYDITASHEARGIFLDVVEKVASQIFIPFSVGGGINTVDDMRDVLLAGAEKVSVNSGAVKNPDIISEGAVRFGSQCVVLGMDVKRVDKSEQIPSGFEIVIHGGRKFMGLDAIEWAKTGEALGAGEICLNSIDADGVKNGYDLELTRLVAESVTIPVIASGGAGSPQHMVDAVTEGRATAALIASIVHYGEYTIPELKEYMKNAGVQIRSVW, encoded by the coding sequence ATGCTCAGTAAACGCATCATTCCCTGCCTCGATGTCCGCAACGGTCGCCTGACCAAGGGGATCAAATTCAAGGACAATGTTGACATCGGCGATCCTGTTGAGACCGCAAAGAAATACTATGAAGAAGGCGCGGACGAAATCGTATTTTACGACATCACCGCATCCCATGAAGCTCGCGGTATTTTCCTTGATGTAGTCGAGAAAGTCGCCTCACAGATATTCATCCCCTTCTCTGTCGGCGGCGGAATCAATACTGTCGACGACATGCGTGATGTCCTCTTGGCTGGCGCGGAAAAAGTCTCGGTCAACTCCGGCGCGGTCAAGAATCCCGATATCATCAGTGAAGGCGCAGTCCGCTTCGGATCGCAATGCGTCGTCCTCGGCATGGATGTCAAACGCGTGGATAAATCTGAACAGATTCCTTCCGGATTTGAAATCGTCATCCATGGCGGACGCAAATTCATGGGACTGGACGCCATTGAATGGGCCAAAACAGGCGAGGCGCTGGGCGCAGGTGAAATCTGCCTCAACTCCATCGACGCCGATGGTGTAAAAAACGGCTATGATCTGGAACTGACCAGATTGGTCGCCGAATCCGTTACCATCCCGGTCATCGCTTCGGGTGGAGCGGGTTCCCCCCAGCACATGGTGGATGCGGTCACAGAAGGACGAGCAACGGCAGCCCTCATCGCCTCCATCGTTCATTATGGTGAATACACCATTCCTGAACTGAAAGAGTACATGAAGAACGCCGGAGTCCAGATTCGCTCTGTCTGGTAA
- the moaC gene encoding cyclic pyranopterin monophosphate synthase MoaC has product MADAFSHMDEDGNARMVDVSEKGNTKRTAIVHCLVRLAPKTLSLLLENALPKGDVLTTAKIAGIQAAKRTADLIPMCHPLPISYVDIRFNVREAEAVIELECEVRTDYKTGVEMEALIGAQVAAATIYDMCKAVQKDVVIDDCRLMFKSGGKSGTFRAE; this is encoded by the coding sequence GTGGCAGACGCATTTTCACATATGGATGAGGACGGTAATGCCCGGATGGTAGATGTTTCGGAAAAGGGCAACACCAAGCGGACGGCCATTGTGCATTGTCTGGTACGCCTTGCGCCGAAAACACTGTCCTTGCTTTTGGAGAATGCCCTGCCCAAGGGCGATGTCCTGACGACTGCGAAGATTGCGGGCATTCAGGCTGCCAAGCGTACTGCCGACCTTATCCCCATGTGTCATCCGCTTCCCATCAGCTACGTTGATATCCGTTTCAACGTGCGTGAAGCGGAAGCGGTCATTGAACTTGAATGTGAAGTTCGAACCGATTACAAGACCGGCGTCGAAATGGAAGCGCTGATCGGCGCACAGGTCGCGGCCGCCACTATTTACGATATGTGCAAAGCGGTTCAGAAAGATGTCGTTATTGACGACTGCCGACTCATGTTCAAGAGTGGCGGCAAAAGTGGAACCTTTCGAGCCGAGTAA
- the dnaJ gene encoding molecular chaperone DnaJ translates to MSKRDYYEVLGVSREAGQDEIKSAYRKLAFKFHPDRNQDDPDAESKFKEAAEAYEVLGDDGKRQTYDRFGHDGLNGNGFSGGFSSNEDIFGAFSDIFGEVFGFSSGGRGGANRPRPGADLRYNLDISFREAAKGAEVDITIPVEQECDDCQGSGAAPGTTPEVCPQCGGTGTVQQAQGFFRISVTCPQCRGAGSMISDPCPECMGRGTVIRDKDLKVRIPAGVDNNSRLRLRGEGEGGTNGGPPGDLYVVIHVEPDSVFERQGQSLIIRREITFVEAALGHRLEVPTLDDPVNLDIPKGTQSGEVFRLRGLGLPHLGSAHKGDLLVEVSVKTPTHLNKRQEELLAEFAEIEAGKLTTKAKGFFKKAKDKVMGE, encoded by the coding sequence ATGTCCAAACGCGATTATTATGAAGTTCTGGGTGTCTCTCGAGAGGCTGGCCAGGACGAAATCAAATCTGCTTATCGCAAGCTGGCTTTCAAGTTTCATCCGGATCGTAATCAGGATGACCCGGATGCGGAATCCAAATTCAAGGAAGCCGCTGAAGCGTATGAAGTCCTTGGTGATGATGGAAAGCGTCAGACCTATGATCGATTTGGCCATGACGGCCTGAACGGTAACGGCTTTTCAGGCGGCTTCTCCAGCAACGAAGATATCTTTGGCGCGTTCAGCGATATTTTTGGCGAAGTCTTCGGCTTTTCTTCCGGTGGACGTGGTGGTGCAAACCGCCCTCGGCCGGGGGCTGACCTTCGCTATAATCTGGATATCTCTTTCCGTGAGGCCGCCAAAGGCGCAGAGGTGGACATCACCATTCCTGTAGAGCAGGAATGTGATGACTGCCAAGGCTCAGGGGCCGCTCCGGGGACAACCCCGGAAGTCTGCCCTCAGTGTGGTGGAACCGGAACCGTTCAGCAGGCGCAGGGATTTTTCCGCATTTCCGTGACTTGTCCCCAGTGTCGTGGTGCGGGATCGATGATTTCCGACCCGTGTCCCGAATGCATGGGCCGCGGTACTGTTATTCGTGACAAGGACCTCAAGGTCCGTATCCCTGCCGGTGTGGACAACAATTCCCGACTTCGCCTGCGAGGTGAAGGAGAAGGGGGCACGAACGGCGGGCCTCCCGGTGATTTGTATGTCGTCATCCATGTCGAGCCGGATTCCGTGTTCGAGCGTCAGGGGCAGAGTCTGATTATTCGTCGGGAGATTACCTTTGTCGAAGCGGCTCTCGGACATCGTCTGGAAGTGCCCACCCTTGATGATCCGGTCAACCTGGATATTCCCAAGGGGACACAGAGTGGCGAAGTCTTCCGTTTGCGAGGTCTTGGATTGCCGCATCTCGGAAGTGCTCACAAGGGAGATTTGCTGGTTGAAGTGTCGGTCAAGACTCCGACGCATCTCAACAAGCGACAGGAAGAATTGCTTGCGGAATTCGCAGAAATCGAGGCTGGCAAATTAACGACCAAGGCCAAGGGCTTTTTCAAGAAGGCCAAAGACAAGGTCATGGGAGAGTAA
- the rpoZ gene encoding DNA-directed RNA polymerase subunit omega, giving the protein MARITVEDCLEKVSNRFLITQMGIKRVKQYREGYKPLVETKNKEIVNSLREIAAGKILPDQPIPEANIDVEFPEDVTK; this is encoded by the coding sequence ATGGCACGGATTACCGTTGAAGACTGCCTGGAAAAGGTGAGCAACCGCTTTCTTATCACTCAGATGGGGATCAAGCGCGTCAAGCAGTACCGGGAAGGTTACAAGCCTTTGGTGGAAACCAAGAATAAAGAGATCGTAAATTCTCTTCGTGAAATCGCAGCAGGCAAGATTCTTCCTGACCAGCCGATTCCTGAAGCAAACATCGATGTTGAATTTCCTGAGGACGTCACTAAATAA
- a CDS encoding DUF4340 domain-containing protein, which produces MKRFFIAVTIVLFAGLVGAGLWYTSLNTVDFSDSRWLSRSFDDVRAISVQGRQGAYVLRLTDGGWKAQVPGASWNINARVISDNVVAYLSRIETLSPYRSIGGFDKGGPEEYGLDVPDFKVVIRFDTKPDEPVVIKLTSDSAGTVFGWNSDSPGLVYEFGSAVLAELDQPVTDFLDTRIFDIDQEKICKVQLVQPFGSSWLVEKRKEGYFFTLPGYLKDKPASDSELKLYIHSLALLKAGSLLLEPVSTEKRVPSLTLRVWDNLKGEPATVDFYTVKDKPDVYLGKSTWLTVPFLLDAQSVGQLVKSAFDVQGRSVLKLDIGRVARFIVNHGGTEYVVERKDAGWRVFGTKKDIPGIDMSLWRFTELQFEALPLNSLPASAVQLMYCKLVDSDGEKLTELTFYADPKLPQGQCWMKNGGQMYYPVSSRLLKDLQGLFPVQGSSLQ; this is translated from the coding sequence TTGAAGCGATTTTTCATTGCTGTCACCATTGTTCTGTTTGCCGGATTGGTCGGAGCCGGACTGTGGTACACTTCATTAAATACAGTTGATTTCAGTGACAGCCGGTGGTTGTCACGGTCCTTTGACGATGTCAGAGCCATCTCCGTTCAAGGGCGGCAGGGGGCGTATGTCTTGCGCTTGACCGATGGCGGTTGGAAGGCGCAGGTGCCGGGAGCTTCCTGGAATATCAATGCACGCGTCATTTCTGATAATGTCGTTGCGTACCTTTCTCGTATCGAGACCCTTTCGCCTTATCGGTCGATCGGTGGTTTTGATAAGGGGGGGCCGGAAGAATACGGGTTGGATGTGCCGGATTTCAAGGTCGTCATTCGATTCGACACAAAACCCGATGAACCTGTTGTCATCAAGCTGACTTCAGATAGCGCGGGCACGGTTTTTGGCTGGAATTCAGATAGCCCGGGGTTGGTCTACGAATTTGGCAGTGCTGTTTTGGCGGAACTTGATCAACCTGTAACCGATTTTCTTGATACACGGATTTTCGATATCGACCAGGAGAAAATCTGCAAAGTGCAGTTGGTGCAGCCTTTCGGTTCCAGCTGGCTTGTCGAGAAGCGCAAGGAAGGGTACTTCTTTACCCTGCCCGGTTACCTGAAAGACAAGCCTGCCTCTGATTCCGAACTGAAGCTGTACATACATTCCCTGGCCCTCCTTAAGGCGGGGAGCCTTTTGTTGGAGCCGGTCAGTACTGAAAAGAGGGTTCCTTCGTTGACTCTCCGGGTTTGGGATAATCTGAAAGGTGAACCTGCCACAGTTGATTTTTATACTGTCAAAGACAAGCCGGATGTGTACCTCGGAAAGTCAACTTGGTTGACTGTGCCATTTCTTTTGGACGCTCAGAGTGTCGGCCAGCTTGTCAAAAGCGCTTTTGATGTGCAGGGACGTTCCGTGCTGAAGCTTGACATTGGGCGGGTGGCCCGTTTTATCGTCAATCACGGTGGAACAGAGTATGTCGTTGAGCGGAAGGATGCCGGTTGGCGGGTATTTGGAACGAAAAAAGATATTCCCGGCATTGACATGTCGCTTTGGAGATTTACAGAATTACAGTTTGAGGCTTTGCCTCTGAATTCTCTGCCTGCTTCCGCCGTGCAGTTGATGTATTGCAAGTTGGTGGACAGTGATGGGGAAAAATTGACGGAACTGACATTTTATGCCGATCCCAAATTGCCTCAGGGGCAGTGTTGGATGAAAAATGGTGGGCAGATGTACTATCCCGTTTCAAGTAGACTATTGAAGGATTTACAGGGACTGTTCCCTGTTCAGGGTTCGTCCCTGCAATAA